From Mya arenaria isolate MELC-2E11 chromosome 1, ASM2691426v1, a single genomic window includes:
- the LOC128208515 gene encoding E3 ubiquitin-protein ligase TRIM33-like: MEVSGKRLSSEFDQASDEVCHPCQPCQYSGKQTNSKGFCKECEEYICGQCIKYHQSLKATRGHTILAEEEDFKPQGQTQSKNWSVNCEVHAEEKVKFFCPNHSRLGCNVCMVLEHKTCDVAYIPNVAKDFRASDTFRKFSTQLSEFETDVETLKHTLNKNGENVEAFALKEIENLKRFRDEINSILDEKEITLLDMINTFKRKDEHMLEHSNQCLQTIRSDYQTLQKMFHDEPKDDIKLFVSCHLVQQKLEMLQNQLQNISLESKQVQEYQFNKDEDLLTLLKSPTAYGTVALKTEGINREWQEHLLNNIKQGLDSVLIARRKGKHKAWCYL; encoded by the exons aTGGAGGTGTCTGGTAAACGGCTGAGCTCTGAATTCGACCAAGCATCCGACGAAGTTTGTCATCCGTGCCAGCCATGTCAATATTCAGGAAAACAGACGAATTCGAAGGGGTTTTGCAAAGAATGCGAGGAATACATTTGTGGACAATGTATTAAGTACCACCAAAGTCTGAAGGCAACCAGAGGTCATACTATTTTGGCAGAAGAGGAAGATTTTAAACCTCAAGGACAAACCCAAAGCAAAAATTGGAGCGTAAATTGTGAAGTACATGCAGAAGAGAAAGTTAAGTTTTTTTGCCCAAATCATTCAAGGCTTGGATGCAACGTTTGCATGGTTTTAGAGCATAAAACCTGTGACGTAGCCTATATTCCAAACGTTGCTAAAGATTTTCGTGCAAGCGACACTTTCCGCAAATTTTCAACTCAACTATCGGAATTCGAAACTGATGTTGAAACACTAAAGCACACACTGAACAAGAATGGAGAGAACGTAGAAGCTTTCGCTTTGAAGGAAATAGAAAATCTGAAAAGGTTCCGAGATGAGATCAATTCTATTCTTGATGAAAAGGAAATCACTCTGCTAGATATgattaacacttttaaaaggAAGGATGAGCACATGTTGGAACATTCAAACCAATGTTTACAAACGATTCGGTCAGATTATCAAACACTGCAGAAGATGTTTCATGACGAGCCAAAGGATGACATCAAGTTGTTTGTATCTTGCCATTTAGTACAGCAAAAACTCGAGATGCTGCAAAATCAACTGCAAAACATTTCCTTAGAGAGCAAACAGGTTCAGGAATATCAATTCAATAAAGatgaagatttgttaactttattAAAGTCACCGACTGCATATGGAACAGTAGCGTTAAAGACGGAGGGTATTAATCGAGAGTGGCAGGAACATTTGCTGAACAATATAAAGCAAG GACTTGATTCTGTCTTGATTGCTCGAAGAAAAGGCAAACATAAAGCATGGTGCTACTTGTGA
- the LOC128239001 gene encoding uncharacterized protein LOC128239001 isoform X1, translated as MEVSGRRMRSELDLASDEDCHPCQPCQYSGKQTVSKGFCKECEEYVCGQCIKYHQSLKATRGHTILAVDEDFKPQGQTQFKNWRVNCEKHAEEKVKFFCPNHSRLGCNVCMVLEHKTCDVAYIPNVAKDFRASDAFRNFSTQLSEFETDVETLRHTLIKNEKNVEAFALKEIENLKRFRDEINAIIDEKEFTLLDRINTFKKKDEHMLEHSKQCLQTIRSDYETLQKMFHDEPKDDIKLFVSCHLVQQKLEMLQNQLQNISLESKEIQEYQFNKDEDLLTLLKSPTAYGTIALKTEGINRDRQEHLLNNIKQGLDSVLLLEEKAKIKHGATCDGCNMQIVGLRYNCITCLDYDLCQACFDKAVHIGHDMKQISYQSHGMGRSLTGNFVHRGLHCDGCNATPIIGTRYKCMSCYEYDLCDGCMSKRVHPNHSFKRITGLENLNTLQQSEFMGLGISHSASTQKRGLDSVLLLEEKAKIKHGATCDGCNMQIVGLRYNCITCPDYDLCQACFDKAVHIGHDMKQISYQSHGMGRSLTGNFVHRGLHCDGCNATPIIGTRYKCMSCYEYDLCDGCMSKRVHPNHSFKRITGLENLNTLQQSEFMGLGISHSASTQKRGGRP; from the exons ATGGAGGTGTCTGGAAGACGAATGCGCTCTGAATTAGACCTAGCATCCGACGAAGATTGCCATCCGTGCCAGCCATGTCAATATTCAGGAAAACAGACGGTCTCAAAGGGCTTTTGCAAGGAATGCGAGGAATACGTTTGTGGACAATGTATTAAGTACCACCAAAGTCTGAAAGCAACAAGAGGTCATACTATTTTGGCAGTAGATGAAGATTTTAAACCTCAAGGACAAACCCAATTCAAAAATTGGAGAGTAAACTGTGAAAAACATGCAGAAGAGAAAGTAAAGTTTTTTTGCCCAAATCATTCAAGGCTTGGATGCAACGTTTGCATGGTTTTAGAGCATAAAACCTGTGACGTAGCCTATATTCCGAACGTTGCTAAGGATTTTCGGGCAAGCGACGCTTTCCGCAATTTTTCAACTCAACTATCGGAATTCGAAACTGATGTTGAAACACTAAGGCACACACTGATCAAGAATGAGAAGAACGTAGAAGCTTTCGCTTTGAAGGAAATAGAAAATCTGAAAAGGTTCCGAGATGAGATCAATGCTATTATTGATGAAAAGGAATTTACTTTGCTAGATAGgataaacacttttaaaaagaaGGATGAGCACATGTTGGAACATTCAAagcaatgtttacaaacgatTCGGTCAGATTATGAAACACTGCAGAAGATGTTTCATGACGAGCCAAAGGATGACATCAAGTTGTTTGTATCTTGCCATCTAGTACAGCAAAAACTCGAGATGCTGCAAAATCAACTGCAAAACATTTCCTTAGAGAGCAAAGAGATTCAGGAATATCAATTCAATAAAGatgaagatttgttaactttattAAAGTCACCGACTGCATATGGAACAATAGCGTTAAAGACGGAGGGTATTAATCGAGATAGGCAGGAACATTTGCTGAACAATATAAAGCAAG GACTTGATTCTGTCTTATTGCTCGAAGAAAAGGCAAAAATAAAGCATGGTGCTACTTGTGACGGATGCAATATGCAAATTGTCGGACTACGTTACAACTGTATAACTTGCCTGGATTATGATTTGTGTCAGGCGTGCTTTGACAAAGCAGTACATATTGGACATGATATGAAGCAAATTTCCTACCAAAGCCATGGTATGGGACGTAGCCTTACCg GCAACTTTGTGCATCGAGGGCTTCATTGTGATGGTTGCAACGCAACACCAATTATTGGAACTCGTTACAAATGCATGTCGTGTTACGAATACGATTTGTGTGATGGTTGCATGAGTAAACGAGTTCACCCTAACCACAGCTTCAAAAGGATCACAGGACTC gAAAACCTTAATACGCTACAACAATCAGAGTTTATGGGACTGGGTATTTCCCATTCGGCTTCAACACAGAAAAGAG GACTTGATTCTGTCTTATTGCTCGAAGAAAAGGCAAAAATAAAGCATGGTGCTACTTGTGACGGATGCAATATGCAAATTGTCGGACTACGTTACAACTGTATAACTTGCCCGGATTATGATTTGTGTCAGGCGTGCTTTGACAAAGCAGTACATATTGGACATGATATGAAGCAAATTTCCTACCAAAGCCATGGTATGGGACGTAGCCTTACCg GCAACTTTGTGCATCGAGGGCTTCATTGTGATGGTTGCAACGCAACACCAATTATTGGAACTCGTTACAAATGCATGTCGTGTTACGAATACGATTTGTGTGATGGTTGCATGAGTAAACGAGTTCACCCTAACCACAGCTTCAAAAGGATCACAGGACTC gAAAACCTTAATACGCTACAACAATCAGAGTTTATGGGACTGGGTATTTCCCATTCGGCTTCAACACAGAAAAGAGGTGGAAGACCATAG
- the LOC128239001 gene encoding uncharacterized protein LOC128239001 isoform X3 — MEVSGRRMRSELDLASDEDCHPCQPCQYSGKQTVSKGFCKECEEYVCGQCIKYHQSLKATRGHTILAVDEDFKPQGQTQFKNWRVNCEKHAEEKVKFFCPNHSRLGCNVCMVLEHKTCDVAYIPNVAKDFRASDAFRNFSTQLSEFETDVETLRHTLIKNEKNVEAFALKEIENLKRFRDEINAIIDEKEFTLLDRINTFKKKDEHMLEHSKQCLQTIRSDYETLQKMFHDEPKDDIKLFVSCHLVQQKLEMLQNQLQNISLESKEIQEYQFNKDEDLLTLLKSPTAYGTIALKTEGINRDRQEHLLNNIKQGLDSVLLLEEKAKIKHGATCDGCNMQIVGLRYNCITCLDYDLCQACFDKAVHIGHDMKQISYQSHGMGRSLTGNFVHRGLHCDGCNATPIIGTRYKCMSCYEYDLCDGCMSKRVHPNHSFKRITGLENLNTLQQSEFMGLGISHSASTQKRGLDSVLLLEEKAKIKHGATCDGCNMQIVGLRYNCITCPDYDLCQACFDKAVHIGHDMKQISYQSHGNFVHRGLHCDGCNATPIIGTRYKCMSCYEYDLCDGCMSKRVHPNHSFKRITGLENLNTLQQSEFMGLGISHSASTQKRGGRP; from the exons ATGGAGGTGTCTGGAAGACGAATGCGCTCTGAATTAGACCTAGCATCCGACGAAGATTGCCATCCGTGCCAGCCATGTCAATATTCAGGAAAACAGACGGTCTCAAAGGGCTTTTGCAAGGAATGCGAGGAATACGTTTGTGGACAATGTATTAAGTACCACCAAAGTCTGAAAGCAACAAGAGGTCATACTATTTTGGCAGTAGATGAAGATTTTAAACCTCAAGGACAAACCCAATTCAAAAATTGGAGAGTAAACTGTGAAAAACATGCAGAAGAGAAAGTAAAGTTTTTTTGCCCAAATCATTCAAGGCTTGGATGCAACGTTTGCATGGTTTTAGAGCATAAAACCTGTGACGTAGCCTATATTCCGAACGTTGCTAAGGATTTTCGGGCAAGCGACGCTTTCCGCAATTTTTCAACTCAACTATCGGAATTCGAAACTGATGTTGAAACACTAAGGCACACACTGATCAAGAATGAGAAGAACGTAGAAGCTTTCGCTTTGAAGGAAATAGAAAATCTGAAAAGGTTCCGAGATGAGATCAATGCTATTATTGATGAAAAGGAATTTACTTTGCTAGATAGgataaacacttttaaaaagaaGGATGAGCACATGTTGGAACATTCAAagcaatgtttacaaacgatTCGGTCAGATTATGAAACACTGCAGAAGATGTTTCATGACGAGCCAAAGGATGACATCAAGTTGTTTGTATCTTGCCATCTAGTACAGCAAAAACTCGAGATGCTGCAAAATCAACTGCAAAACATTTCCTTAGAGAGCAAAGAGATTCAGGAATATCAATTCAATAAAGatgaagatttgttaactttattAAAGTCACCGACTGCATATGGAACAATAGCGTTAAAGACGGAGGGTATTAATCGAGATAGGCAGGAACATTTGCTGAACAATATAAAGCAAG GACTTGATTCTGTCTTATTGCTCGAAGAAAAGGCAAAAATAAAGCATGGTGCTACTTGTGACGGATGCAATATGCAAATTGTCGGACTACGTTACAACTGTATAACTTGCCTGGATTATGATTTGTGTCAGGCGTGCTTTGACAAAGCAGTACATATTGGACATGATATGAAGCAAATTTCCTACCAAAGCCATGGTATGGGACGTAGCCTTACCg GCAACTTTGTGCATCGAGGGCTTCATTGTGATGGTTGCAACGCAACACCAATTATTGGAACTCGTTACAAATGCATGTCGTGTTACGAATACGATTTGTGTGATGGTTGCATGAGTAAACGAGTTCACCCTAACCACAGCTTCAAAAGGATCACAGGACTC gAAAACCTTAATACGCTACAACAATCAGAGTTTATGGGACTGGGTATTTCCCATTCGGCTTCAACACAGAAAAGAG GACTTGATTCTGTCTTATTGCTCGAAGAAAAGGCAAAAATAAAGCATGGTGCTACTTGTGACGGATGCAATATGCAAATTGTCGGACTACGTTACAACTGTATAACTTGCCCGGATTATGATTTGTGTCAGGCGTGCTTTGACAAAGCAGTACATATTGGACATGATATGAAGCAAATTTCCTACCAAAGCCATG GCAACTTTGTGCATCGAGGGCTTCATTGTGATGGTTGCAACGCAACACCAATTATTGGAACTCGTTACAAATGCATGTCGTGTTACGAATACGATTTGTGTGATGGTTGCATGAGTAAACGAGTTCACCCTAACCACAGCTTCAAAAGGATCACAGGACTC gAAAACCTTAATACGCTACAACAATCAGAGTTTATGGGACTGGGTATTTCCCATTCGGCTTCAACACAGAAAAGAGGTGGAAGACCATAG
- the LOC128239001 gene encoding uncharacterized protein LOC128239001 isoform X2 → MEVSGRRMRSELDLASDEDCHPCQPCQYSGKQTVSKGFCKECEEYVCGQCIKYHQSLKATRGHTILAVDEDFKPQGQTQFKNWRVNCEKHAEEKVKFFCPNHSRLGCNVCMVLEHKTCDVAYIPNVAKDFRASDAFRNFSTQLSEFETDVETLRHTLIKNEKNVEAFALKEIENLKRFRDEINAIIDEKEFTLLDRINTFKKKDEHMLEHSKQCLQTIRSDYETLQKMFHDEPKDDIKLFVSCHLVQQKLEMLQNQLQNISLESKEIQEYQFNKDEDLLTLLKSPTAYGTIALKTEGINRDRQEHLLNNIKQGLDSVLLLEEKAKIKHGATCDGCNMQIVGLRYNCITCLDYDLCQACFDKAVHIGHDMKQISYQSHGNFVHRGLHCDGCNATPIIGTRYKCMSCYEYDLCDGCMSKRVHPNHSFKRITGLENLNTLQQSEFMGLGISHSASTQKRGLDSVLLLEEKAKIKHGATCDGCNMQIVGLRYNCITCPDYDLCQACFDKAVHIGHDMKQISYQSHGMGRSLTGNFVHRGLHCDGCNATPIIGTRYKCMSCYEYDLCDGCMSKRVHPNHSFKRITGLENLNTLQQSEFMGLGISHSASTQKRGGRP, encoded by the exons ATGGAGGTGTCTGGAAGACGAATGCGCTCTGAATTAGACCTAGCATCCGACGAAGATTGCCATCCGTGCCAGCCATGTCAATATTCAGGAAAACAGACGGTCTCAAAGGGCTTTTGCAAGGAATGCGAGGAATACGTTTGTGGACAATGTATTAAGTACCACCAAAGTCTGAAAGCAACAAGAGGTCATACTATTTTGGCAGTAGATGAAGATTTTAAACCTCAAGGACAAACCCAATTCAAAAATTGGAGAGTAAACTGTGAAAAACATGCAGAAGAGAAAGTAAAGTTTTTTTGCCCAAATCATTCAAGGCTTGGATGCAACGTTTGCATGGTTTTAGAGCATAAAACCTGTGACGTAGCCTATATTCCGAACGTTGCTAAGGATTTTCGGGCAAGCGACGCTTTCCGCAATTTTTCAACTCAACTATCGGAATTCGAAACTGATGTTGAAACACTAAGGCACACACTGATCAAGAATGAGAAGAACGTAGAAGCTTTCGCTTTGAAGGAAATAGAAAATCTGAAAAGGTTCCGAGATGAGATCAATGCTATTATTGATGAAAAGGAATTTACTTTGCTAGATAGgataaacacttttaaaaagaaGGATGAGCACATGTTGGAACATTCAAagcaatgtttacaaacgatTCGGTCAGATTATGAAACACTGCAGAAGATGTTTCATGACGAGCCAAAGGATGACATCAAGTTGTTTGTATCTTGCCATCTAGTACAGCAAAAACTCGAGATGCTGCAAAATCAACTGCAAAACATTTCCTTAGAGAGCAAAGAGATTCAGGAATATCAATTCAATAAAGatgaagatttgttaactttattAAAGTCACCGACTGCATATGGAACAATAGCGTTAAAGACGGAGGGTATTAATCGAGATAGGCAGGAACATTTGCTGAACAATATAAAGCAAG GACTTGATTCTGTCTTATTGCTCGAAGAAAAGGCAAAAATAAAGCATGGTGCTACTTGTGACGGATGCAATATGCAAATTGTCGGACTACGTTACAACTGTATAACTTGCCTGGATTATGATTTGTGTCAGGCGTGCTTTGACAAAGCAGTACATATTGGACATGATATGAAGCAAATTTCCTACCAAAGCCATG GCAACTTTGTGCATCGAGGGCTTCATTGTGATGGTTGCAACGCAACACCAATTATTGGAACTCGTTACAAATGCATGTCGTGTTACGAATACGATTTGTGTGATGGTTGCATGAGTAAACGAGTTCACCCTAACCACAGCTTCAAAAGGATCACAGGACTC gAAAACCTTAATACGCTACAACAATCAGAGTTTATGGGACTGGGTATTTCCCATTCGGCTTCAACACAGAAAAGAG GACTTGATTCTGTCTTATTGCTCGAAGAAAAGGCAAAAATAAAGCATGGTGCTACTTGTGACGGATGCAATATGCAAATTGTCGGACTACGTTACAACTGTATAACTTGCCCGGATTATGATTTGTGTCAGGCGTGCTTTGACAAAGCAGTACATATTGGACATGATATGAAGCAAATTTCCTACCAAAGCCATGGTATGGGACGTAGCCTTACCg GCAACTTTGTGCATCGAGGGCTTCATTGTGATGGTTGCAACGCAACACCAATTATTGGAACTCGTTACAAATGCATGTCGTGTTACGAATACGATTTGTGTGATGGTTGCATGAGTAAACGAGTTCACCCTAACCACAGCTTCAAAAGGATCACAGGACTC gAAAACCTTAATACGCTACAACAATCAGAGTTTATGGGACTGGGTATTTCCCATTCGGCTTCAACACAGAAAAGAGGTGGAAGACCATAG